In one Thermaerobacter sp. PB12/4term genomic region, the following are encoded:
- the dnaG gene encoding DNA primase — MVRRELNPHGVGEGRALYRLDEHVVDEIRQRLDIVEVIGDYVPLRRAGREYVALCPFHDERTPSFTVSPAKQMFYCFGCQVGGDVFTFVMKKEGWTFPEAVAHLARRAGVALRERPLSPGQRRVRDRQEQLARVLEMAAAFFRQALRSPAGEAARAYLEERGLPSALWDRYGLGYAPPGWDGLVGALERRGVAPALLAEAGLAQPRPGGGYYDRFRHRVMFPITDPRGRVVGFGGRSLDGQEPKYLNSPETVLFNKRRLWYGLDWSRPRLRETGTAVVVEGYMDAIAVDRAGVGYAAVASLGTSLSEEQVELLARYVQRVIIAYDADAAGQRATMRGLAMFADAGVEVRVAQLPPGRDPDDVVRREGPDALRRILEAAVPVVEYRFRQVMGQVDTATPRGRAEAVEALAPWLARVSSPVERGEYVRRYAVALGVEEGILWQEVRRAARALRSRAPATGRPARGTLRGSIDGTGGVRAERGGRAGGAGGTAVPDAGGNNVQAVRHTNRRVPVEEVPAGVVRAERGLVAASLFHPQWQALIASRLEPGDWVTPAHRLLFELACREAQTTGGGVDTGRVLSRLHSLAAGGGDIGRSETGRQEGNMAGSAENERDRDADQPQNGVHDGVEERLPAGAAGSSSPAVAGAAVYQEAVSVLAALVQAPEPGPDEPGEMERILDDYIKTLKRHSLWKIQRRIAQLEASGQDVPVDLVTRFQLLSAQLKGRVGR; from the coding sequence GTGGTGCGGCGCGAACTCAATCCCCACGGGGTCGGGGAGGGTCGAGCGTTGTACCGCCTGGACGAGCACGTGGTCGACGAGATCCGCCAGCGCCTCGACATCGTCGAGGTGATCGGCGACTACGTGCCCCTGCGCCGGGCGGGCCGCGAGTACGTGGCCCTGTGCCCGTTCCACGACGAGCGCACCCCCTCCTTCACCGTCTCGCCCGCCAAGCAGATGTTTTACTGCTTCGGTTGTCAGGTGGGTGGCGACGTCTTCACCTTTGTCATGAAAAAGGAGGGCTGGACCTTCCCCGAAGCGGTGGCCCATCTGGCCCGGCGGGCGGGGGTGGCCCTGCGCGAGCGGCCCCTGTCGCCCGGCCAGCGGCGGGTGCGGGACCGGCAGGAGCAGCTGGCCCGGGTGCTGGAGATGGCGGCGGCGTTCTTCCGGCAGGCCCTGCGCTCCCCGGCGGGGGAAGCCGCGCGCGCCTATCTGGAAGAACGCGGCCTGCCCTCCGCGCTCTGGGACCGGTACGGCCTGGGGTACGCTCCGCCCGGGTGGGACGGGCTGGTCGGGGCGCTGGAGCGGCGGGGGGTCGCGCCCGCCCTGCTGGCCGAGGCGGGGCTGGCGCAGCCGCGCCCGGGCGGCGGCTACTACGACCGGTTCCGCCACCGGGTGATGTTCCCCATCACCGACCCCCGGGGCCGGGTGGTGGGGTTCGGCGGCCGCTCCCTGGACGGCCAGGAGCCCAAGTACCTGAACTCCCCGGAGACGGTGCTCTTCAACAAGCGGCGCCTCTGGTACGGGCTCGACTGGAGCCGCCCGCGCCTGCGGGAAACGGGCACGGCGGTGGTGGTGGAAGGGTACATGGACGCCATCGCCGTCGACCGCGCCGGCGTGGGCTACGCGGCGGTGGCCTCCCTGGGGACCTCCCTGAGCGAGGAGCAGGTGGAACTCCTGGCCCGCTACGTGCAGCGGGTGATCATCGCCTACGATGCCGACGCGGCGGGCCAGCGGGCGACCATGCGCGGCCTGGCGATGTTCGCCGACGCCGGGGTGGAGGTGAGGGTGGCCCAGTTGCCGCCGGGCCGCGATCCCGACGACGTGGTGCGGCGGGAAGGGCCCGACGCCCTGCGGCGCATCCTCGAGGCGGCGGTGCCCGTGGTGGAGTACCGCTTCCGGCAGGTCATGGGCCAGGTCGACACGGCGACGCCCCGGGGGCGGGCGGAGGCGGTGGAAGCCCTGGCGCCCTGGCTGGCGCGGGTGTCAAGTCCCGTGGAGCGCGGGGAGTATGTGCGGCGGTACGCCGTGGCCCTGGGCGTCGAGGAAGGGATCCTCTGGCAGGAGGTGCGGCGAGCCGCCCGAGCCCTGCGCAGCAGGGCGCCGGCCACGGGGCGCCCCGCCCGGGGAACCCTGCGGGGAAGCATTGACGGGACCGGAGGCGTCCGTGCGGAGCGTGGCGGCAGGGCCGGTGGAGCCGGTGGGACGGCCGTTCCGGATGCGGGTGGGAATAACGTCCAGGCCGTCCGGCATACTAACCGTCGGGTTCCGGTGGAGGAAGTTCCTGCTGGTGTGGTCCGGGCGGAACGAGGTCTGGTGGCCGCCAGCCTGTTTCACCCCCAGTGGCAGGCCCTCATTGCCAGCCGGCTGGAGCCTGGTGACTGGGTGACACCGGCCCACCGCCTGCTGTTCGAACTGGCCTGCCGCGAGGCGCAGACGACGGGCGGCGGGGTGGACACCGGCCGTGTGCTTTCGCGGCTTCACAGCCTGGCCGCCGGGGGTGGGGACATCGGGCGATCGGAAACGGGCCGGCAGGAAGGAAACATGGCCGGTTCTGCCGAAAATGAAAGAGATCGGGATGCCGATCAGCCCCAGAACGGGGTTCACGACGGGGTGGAAGAGCGGCTGCCCGCTGGGGCGGCCGGTTCTTCCTCGCCGGCCGTTGCGGGGGCTGCCGTGTACCAGGAGGCGGTATCGGTCCTGGCGGCCCTGGTGCAGGCGCCGGAGCCCGGGCCGGACGAGCCCGGCGAGATGGAAAGGATTTTAGATGATTATATCAAAACCCTGAAGCGACATAGCCTATGGAAAATCCAGCGCCGGATTGCCCAGCTGGAGGCAAGCGGCCAGGATGTACCTGTCGACCTGGTGACCAGGTTTCAGCTGCTGTCGGCGCAGCTGAAAGGCCGGGTGGGAAGATGA
- a CDS encoding acetyl-CoA C-acyltransferase: MAEPVIVAAVRTPIGRHGGALAPVRPDDLAAVAIHAAVERAGVDPAEVEDVILGCANQAGEDNRNVARMAALLAGLPEHVAGVTVNRLCGSGLEAVLQAARAIRAGEGEVFVAGGVESMSRAPWVMPKPEQGYPRGNVQVFDTTLGWRFVNPRLAAMFPPESMGETAENVAERYGISREDQDRFALASQRKWAAAQEAGKWRDEIVPVEVTGPRGRRAVVEVDEHPRPDTTLEKLASLPPAFRPGGTVTAGNSSGINDGAAALVIMADHRARSLGLRPLARVVAGAVAGVDPRYMGIGPVPATRKVLARAGWQVEDLDLIELNEAFAAQSLACIRELGLPEDRVNVNGGAIAIGHPLGCSGARILTTLVHEMRRRGARRGLATMCVGVGQGIAALVEAVA; this comes from the coding sequence GTGGCAGAACCCGTCATCGTGGCGGCGGTGCGCACGCCCATCGGCCGCCATGGCGGTGCCCTGGCGCCGGTTCGTCCGGACGACCTGGCGGCGGTGGCGATCCACGCCGCCGTGGAGCGGGCGGGCGTGGATCCTGCCGAGGTGGAAGACGTCATCCTGGGCTGTGCCAACCAGGCAGGGGAAGACAACCGCAACGTGGCCCGCATGGCCGCCCTGCTGGCCGGCCTGCCCGAGCACGTGGCCGGGGTGACGGTCAACCGGCTCTGCGGCTCCGGGCTGGAAGCGGTGCTGCAGGCCGCCCGGGCCATCCGCGCCGGCGAGGGCGAGGTCTTCGTGGCCGGCGGGGTGGAGAGCATGAGCCGGGCGCCCTGGGTGATGCCCAAACCCGAGCAGGGTTACCCCCGCGGCAACGTCCAGGTGTTCGACACCACACTGGGCTGGCGGTTCGTCAACCCGCGGCTGGCCGCCATGTTCCCGCCCGAGTCCATGGGCGAGACGGCGGAAAACGTGGCCGAGCGGTACGGCATCAGCCGGGAGGACCAGGACCGGTTTGCCCTGGCCAGCCAGCGCAAGTGGGCGGCGGCCCAGGAGGCGGGGAAGTGGCGGGACGAGATCGTCCCCGTGGAGGTGACGGGACCCCGCGGCCGCCGGGCCGTGGTGGAGGTGGACGAGCACCCGCGCCCCGACACCACCCTGGAGAAGCTGGCCAGCCTGCCGCCGGCCTTTCGTCCCGGAGGAACCGTCACCGCCGGCAACTCGTCGGGGATCAACGACGGCGCGGCGGCCCTGGTCATCATGGCCGATCACCGGGCGCGGTCGCTGGGGCTCCGGCCCCTGGCGCGGGTGGTGGCGGGCGCCGTGGCCGGGGTCGATCCGCGGTATATGGGGATCGGGCCCGTCCCCGCCACCCGCAAGGTGCTGGCCCGGGCGGGGTGGCAGGTGGAGGACCTGGACCTGATCGAGCTGAACGAAGCGTTCGCCGCTCAGTCCCTGGCCTGCATTCGGGAGCTCGGGCTGCCGGAAGACCGGGTCAACGTCAACGGCGGGGCCATCGCCATCGGCCACCCCCTGGGCTGCAGCGGCGCCCGGATCTTGACCACCCTGGTCCACGAGATGCGGCGGCGCGGGGCGCGGCGGGGGCTGGCCACCATGTGCGTCGGGGTCGGCCAGGGGATCGCGGCGCTGGTCGAGGCCGTGGCCTAG
- a CDS encoding GNAT family N-acetyltransferase, which yields MEPGPVEYQQFEGLPDGKVLADLLRLHELVFGDGQADRLLREARNRHRLLTLVALAGQQVVGYKIGYERKPGHFYSWMGAVAPGFRRRGIASELMRRQHAWCREQGYGTIRTATKNKWRDMLILNLRHGFDVIGVYVDERGEPKLILEKRLRP from the coding sequence ATGGAGCCAGGTCCCGTCGAATACCAGCAATTTGAGGGTCTCCCCGACGGCAAAGTCCTGGCCGATCTTTTGCGGCTGCACGAGCTCGTCTTCGGCGATGGCCAAGCGGATCGCCTGCTCCGCGAAGCGCGTAACAGGCACCGCCTTCTGACGCTGGTGGCGCTGGCGGGACAACAGGTGGTGGGCTACAAGATTGGCTACGAGCGGAAACCCGGCCACTTCTACAGTTGGATGGGGGCGGTGGCGCCCGGCTTTCGCCGGCGGGGAATCGCCAGCGAGCTGATGCGCCGCCAGCACGCCTGGTGTCGTGAACAGGGCTACGGTACCATCCGCACCGCCACGAAGAACAAGTGGCGCGACATGCTGATCCTCAACCTGCGCCACGGATTTGACGTCATCGGAGTCTACGTGGACGAGCGGGGCGAACCAAAGCTGATCTTGGAAAAGCGGCTGCGTCCTTAG
- a CDS encoding zinc-dependent alcohol dehydrogenase family protein, giving the protein MTMKAWQLLRPADALAAPLRLAEVPEPEPGPGEIRLRVRACGVCLTDVHVAEGDLVAPAYPVTPGHQVVGIVEAVGPGVEGIRPGERRGAYWLHRACGHCEACRRGDENLCPHARFTGLHAPGGFAQAMAVPAAYTVPIPPGYDDATAAPLLCAGVIGYRALRLSGLQPGERLALFGFGASAHLVLQVARHQGCQVVVFTRSPAHRELARQLGAVWAGGAEVLAQEEPAGPVPPACDRAILFAPAGELVPLALRAVRPGGTVVINAVHMTDIPSFPYRLLHGERALRTVAHVTRRDAEEFMAVAASVPLQVAVQRYPFEQANQALAAVKESRVRGAAVLVLGEPAGR; this is encoded by the coding sequence ATGACAATGAAGGCCTGGCAGCTGCTGCGGCCCGCCGATGCCCTTGCGGCCCCCCTGCGCCTGGCGGAGGTACCCGAACCCGAGCCGGGACCGGGGGAGATCCGCCTGCGGGTGCGGGCCTGCGGCGTGTGTCTTACGGACGTGCACGTGGCCGAGGGTGACCTGGTGGCGCCCGCCTACCCCGTGACCCCCGGCCACCAGGTGGTGGGGATCGTCGAGGCCGTGGGCCCCGGCGTGGAAGGCATTCGCCCCGGGGAGCGGCGGGGGGCCTACTGGCTGCACCGGGCGTGCGGGCATTGCGAGGCGTGCCGCCGCGGCGACGAGAACCTCTGCCCCCACGCCCGGTTCACCGGCCTGCATGCGCCGGGCGGCTTCGCCCAGGCCATGGCGGTTCCGGCGGCCTACACCGTCCCGATCCCGCCGGGGTACGACGACGCCACGGCGGCGCCGCTGCTCTGCGCGGGTGTCATCGGGTACCGGGCCTTGCGGCTCAGCGGCCTTCAGCCGGGGGAGCGGCTGGCCCTGTTCGGCTTTGGCGCATCGGCCCACCTGGTGCTGCAGGTGGCGCGCCACCAGGGCTGCCAGGTGGTGGTCTTCACCCGCAGCCCGGCCCACCGGGAACTGGCCCGGCAACTGGGCGCCGTGTGGGCGGGGGGTGCCGAGGTCCTGGCGCAGGAAGAGCCGGCAGGGCCGGTTCCTCCTGCCTGTGACCGGGCCATACTCTTCGCCCCGGCAGGCGAGCTGGTGCCCCTGGCGTTGCGGGCGGTGCGGCCCGGGGGCACCGTGGTGATCAACGCGGTCCACATGACGGACATTCCTTCGTTCCCCTACCGGCTCTTGCACGGGGAGCGGGCGCTGCGGACCGTGGCCCACGTGACCCGCCGGGACGCCGAGGAGTTCATGGCGGTGGCGGCTTCGGTGCCCCTCCAGGTGGCCGTCCAGCGCTACCCCTTTGAGCAGGCCAACCAGGCTCTGGCGGCCGTCAAGGAGAGCCGGGTCCGCGGTGCGGCCGTCCTGGTGCTGGGCGAACCCGCCGGCCGGTGA
- a CDS encoding MBL fold metallo-hydrolase yields the protein MVAVADAQDAHGDGRERAGRLSLQEVWPGVYRVPIPIPAPLREVNAYALRGPHGWTLVDTGFHTPEAEARWNQAFHRLGIGAGDVEAVFVTHFHPDHFGAAGWLQKCTGAPVLMHQREVELARRIWRPAAAEAFSAFAARHGVPDQLAAPLAQRRARIVSWVDPQPQVTPVREGEELRLGGRRWQVLWTPGHTDGLVVLWQPGEGLLLADDMVLPGISPNISAGPQAAPNPLGRYLDSLQQVGRLPARRVLPGHRAPFDDLAGRCRELAEHHRRRLEEVEAIVAAGGRVTAWQVAGQLFGRVMDTLANVEFALGETVAHLDYLVEQGRLAVVEAGDEAAGPGGKEDAEPGPREGSRASVPRLMYEKRR from the coding sequence ATGGTAGCGGTAGCGGACGCCCAGGACGCCCATGGGGACGGGCGGGAGCGTGCCGGGAGGCTGTCCCTTCAGGAGGTCTGGCCCGGCGTGTACCGCGTTCCCATCCCCATTCCGGCTCCCCTGCGCGAGGTCAATGCCTATGCCCTCCGCGGCCCCCACGGATGGACCCTGGTGGATACCGGGTTCCACACCCCGGAGGCCGAAGCCCGCTGGAATCAGGCCTTCCACCGGCTGGGCATCGGCGCCGGTGATGTCGAGGCCGTCTTCGTCACCCATTTCCATCCCGATCATTTCGGCGCAGCGGGTTGGCTGCAGAAGTGCACGGGGGCGCCCGTCCTGATGCACCAGCGGGAAGTGGAACTGGCCCGGCGCATCTGGAGACCGGCCGCCGCCGAGGCTTTTAGCGCCTTTGCGGCCCGGCACGGCGTGCCGGACCAGCTGGCCGCCCCTCTGGCCCAGCGCCGGGCCCGGATCGTCTCCTGGGTGGATCCCCAACCTCAGGTGACGCCGGTGCGGGAAGGGGAGGAGCTGCGCCTGGGCGGGCGGCGGTGGCAGGTCCTCTGGACGCCGGGCCACACCGACGGCCTGGTGGTCCTCTGGCAGCCGGGCGAGGGCCTGTTGCTGGCCGACGACATGGTCCTTCCCGGCATCTCCCCCAACATCTCCGCCGGCCCCCAGGCGGCCCCCAATCCCCTGGGCCGGTATCTGGACTCGCTCCAGCAGGTGGGGCGGCTCCCGGCGCGGCGGGTTCTGCCGGGGCACCGGGCTCCCTTCGACGACCTGGCCGGACGGTGCCGCGAACTGGCCGAACACCACCGGCGCCGGCTGGAGGAGGTCGAAGCCATCGTCGCCGCGGGCGGGCGCGTGACGGCCTGGCAGGTGGCCGGGCAGTTGTTCGGGCGGGTCATGGATACCCTGGCCAACGTGGAGTTCGCCCTGGGGGAGACGGTGGCGCACCTGGACTACCTGGTGGAACAGGGCCGGCTCGCGGTGGTGGAGGCCGGGGACGAAGCCGCGGGACCCGGTGGGAAAGAAGACGCGGAGCCCGGCCCCCGGGAGGGGAGCCGGGCTTCCGTGCCCCGCCTGATGTACGAGAAGCGGCGATGA
- the rpoD gene encoding RNA polymerase sigma factor RpoD, giving the protein MDVSEVKSPLLEIDEVKRLVDRGRQRGGVLTEDEVTDALQAVDLDADQVDEVYQLLEDLGIEVETGPRRSRNGARNGRAARGHRTRSGGAGLDGMMDEAALDGVSGLDRPEDLDADTAGGGEAGDEGDQDAAAEGTGVDQLGEPVDDEDDLSMPDGVALDDPVRMYLKEIGRIPLLTPEQEIELAKRIEQGDEEAKRKLIQANLRLVVSIAKRYVGRGMLFLDLIQEGNLGLIKAAEKFDYRKGFKFSTYATWWIRQAITRAIADQARTIRIPVHMVETINKLIRVQRQLVQELGREPTPEEIAKEMGIEPEKVREIMKIAQEPVSLETPIGEEEDSHLGDFIEDEDALAPAEAASQLLLREQLEDVLHTLTDREQKVLRLRFGLDDGRQRTLEEVGQIFGVTRERIRQIEAKALRKLRHPSRSKKLKDYLE; this is encoded by the coding sequence ATGGACGTGAGCGAGGTCAAGAGCCCGTTGCTGGAGATCGATGAAGTCAAGCGCCTGGTCGACCGGGGACGCCAGCGGGGTGGCGTGCTGACGGAGGATGAGGTCACCGACGCCTTGCAGGCTGTCGACCTGGATGCGGATCAGGTGGACGAGGTCTACCAGCTCCTAGAGGACCTGGGCATCGAGGTGGAGACGGGTCCCCGCCGGTCGCGGAACGGCGCCCGCAACGGGCGGGCGGCGCGCGGTCACCGTACCCGCTCCGGCGGTGCCGGCCTGGACGGCATGATGGATGAAGCTGCCCTAGACGGGGTCTCGGGGCTGGATCGACCTGAAGACCTGGACGCAGACACGGCCGGCGGTGGCGAGGCCGGAGACGAGGGTGACCAGGACGCGGCCGCCGAAGGGACCGGCGTCGACCAGCTGGGCGAGCCCGTCGATGACGAGGACGATTTGTCCATGCCGGACGGCGTCGCCCTCGACGACCCGGTGCGCATGTATCTCAAGGAGATCGGGCGTATCCCCCTCTTGACGCCGGAACAGGAGATCGAGCTGGCCAAGCGGATCGAGCAGGGCGACGAAGAGGCCAAGCGTAAGCTGATCCAGGCCAACCTGCGGCTGGTGGTCAGCATCGCCAAGCGCTACGTGGGGCGCGGCATGCTGTTCCTGGACCTGATTCAGGAGGGCAACCTGGGCCTGATCAAGGCGGCGGAGAAGTTTGATTATCGGAAGGGCTTCAAGTTCAGCACTTATGCCACCTGGTGGATCCGCCAGGCCATCACCCGGGCCATCGCCGATCAGGCCAGGACGATCCGCATCCCCGTGCACATGGTGGAGACCATCAACAAGCTCATCCGCGTCCAGCGCCAGCTGGTCCAGGAGCTCGGGCGGGAGCCCACGCCGGAGGAGATCGCCAAGGAGATGGGCATCGAGCCCGAGAAGGTCCGGGAGATCATGAAGATCGCCCAGGAGCCCGTGTCCCTCGAAACGCCCATCGGCGAGGAAGAGGACAGCCACCTGGGTGACTTCATCGAGGACGAGGATGCCCTGGCGCCCGCCGAGGCGGCGTCCCAGCTTTTGCTGCGGGAGCAGCTGGAGGATGTGCTTCACACCCTGACGGACCGCGAGCAGAAGGTCCTGCGGCTGCGTTTCGGCCTGGACGACGGGCGCCAGCGGACGCTGGAGGAAGTGGGCCAGATCTTCGGCGTCACCCGGGAGCGGATCCGCCAGATCGAGGCCAAGGCGCTGCGGAAGCTGCGGCATCCGTCCCGCAGCAAGAAGCTGAAGGACTACCTGGAGTAA